One segment of Rhipicephalus sanguineus isolate Rsan-2018 chromosome 6, BIME_Rsan_1.4, whole genome shotgun sequence DNA contains the following:
- the LOC119397969 gene encoding elongation of very long chain fatty acids protein AAEL008004: MASLSTSSFMSALADELILDRDPRTADWVLGGNRAFLASLFMVYVYVVKVAGPRFMKDRKPYDNIKPIVNIYNASMVILNAYFMTAFLLKTYMGGGYSLFCQGINYETRDEVTMSLLNLCWWYMLVRIADFMDTVFFVLRKKDSHVSFLHVAHHILVVYNGCYGVGYGPDGQVVLAIILNCFVHIIMYTYYFLSLLGPAVQKHLWWKRYLTQVQLVQFCIIFAHMLVPMFYNCGYPRPHVYVMLCEAAFFFTMFMRFYFKAYRDRSSPGRKTEESDRGKSKAL, from the coding sequence ATGGCTTCCTTGTCGACTTCATCCTTCATGTCCGCCCTGGCGGATGAGCTCATCCTAGACCGGGATCCGCGCACCGCCGACTGGGTTCTGGGCGGAAACAGAGCGTTCCTTGCCTCGCTCTTCATGGTCTACGTGTATGTGGTCAAAGTTGCAGGTCCCCGCTTTATGAAGGACCGGAAGCCGTACGACAATATCAAGCCAATCGTCAACATCTACAATGCCAGCATGGTGATTCTGAACGCCTATTTTATGACAGCCTTCCTCTTGAAGACCTACATGGGCGGTGGCTACAGCCTGTTCTGCCAGGGTATCAACTACGAGACCCGCGACGAGGTCACCATGAGCCTTCTCAACCTGTGCTGGTGGTACATGCTGGTGCGGATCGCTGACTTCATGGACACGGTGTTCTTTGTCCTGCGGAAGAAGGACTCGCACGTTTCGTTCTTGCACGTAGCTCACCACATCCTCGTGGTGTACAATGGCTGCTACGGCGTCGGCTACGGCCCGGACGGCCAGGTGGTGCTTGCCATCATACTGAACTGCTTCGTCCACATCATCATGTACACCTACTACTTCCTTTCCTTGCTGGGACCCGCCGTACAGAAGCACCTCTGGTGGAAGCGCTACCTGACCCAAGTGCAGCTCGTCCAGTTCTGCATCATTTTCGCTCACATGCTGGTCCCGATGTTCTACAACTGCGGTTACCCGAGGCCGCACGTCTACGTCATGCTGTGCGAGGCAGCCTTCTTCTTCACTATGTTCATGCGCTTCTACTTCAAGGCCTACCGGGACAGGAGCAGCCCCGGCAGAAAAACCGAGGAGAGTGATCGCGGCAAGAGCAAGGCTCTGTGA